The Hymenobacter oligotrophus genome has a window encoding:
- a CDS encoding DUF6370 family protein, giving the protein MKLLTVLSLLTGLAAPALAQTTPAVPTQVVEASCGQCRLGLPGKGCDLAVRIEGKAYFVDGTSIDSHGDAHAKDGFCNSIRRAEVSGKVVKNRFVATSFQLLPDSVATDR; this is encoded by the coding sequence ATGAAGCTCTTGACAGTTCTTTCGCTGCTTACTGGCCTAGCGGCTCCGGCGTTGGCCCAAACCACTCCTGCCGTGCCCACACAGGTGGTAGAAGCATCGTGCGGGCAATGCCGCCTGGGGCTGCCCGGCAAAGGCTGCGACCTAGCCGTGCGCATCGAGGGCAAGGCGTATTTCGTTGATGGCACCTCTATCGACTCCCACGGCGACGCGCACGCCAAAGACGGTTTTTGCAACAGCATTCGCCGAGCCGAGGTAAGCGGCAAAGTGGTTAAAAATCGTTTTGTCGCTACGTCGTTCCAGTTGCTACCCGACTCGGTAGCTACAGACCGATAA
- a CDS encoding AMP-binding protein, translating to MPATTLPDSLLLNGRRYSYAEIQEYPAHAGGEINGYEARVLDYCRQWLNGAQEFVLTTSGSTGTPQPITLRRSQLVASAERTMQHLGLGLGHRMLVCLNCEFIGGLMMLIRALEHGLHLTITEPVSNPFALLPPVAEFDFASFVPLQLRTVLEHGHAARLEQMKAILIGGAAVDRSLTQLAGTLQVPLYHTYGMTETCSHIALRRLNGPDASPYYRVLPGLHVEQDERGCLAIRGDVTNQELIQTNDLVRFAENDHHLFEWLGRADFIINSGGVKVPAEKVEQVLEITLAELNHLGRRAFVTGLPDERLGQQVTAIIEGEPLAENQWAEVADKLRQRLGRYEVPRAVLYVPTFAQTASGKLDRRSTLQHLGL from the coding sequence ATGCCCGCTACCACCCTCCCTGACTCGCTGCTGCTCAACGGCCGCCGCTATTCCTACGCCGAAATTCAGGAATACCCCGCCCACGCCGGCGGCGAAATCAACGGCTACGAAGCGCGCGTGCTCGATTACTGCCGGCAGTGGCTGAACGGGGCGCAGGAATTTGTGCTGACCACCTCGGGCTCCACGGGCACGCCCCAACCCATTACGCTGCGCCGTAGCCAGCTGGTTGCCAGCGCCGAGCGCACCATGCAGCACCTAGGGCTGGGCCTCGGGCACCGCATGTTGGTGTGCCTTAACTGCGAGTTTATCGGCGGGCTGATGATGCTGATTCGGGCCCTGGAACACGGCCTGCACCTCACCATCACCGAGCCCGTTTCCAACCCGTTTGCCCTGCTCCCGCCCGTTGCCGAATTCGATTTTGCCTCGTTTGTGCCGCTGCAATTGCGCACGGTGCTGGAGCACGGCCACGCCGCTCGCCTCGAGCAAATGAAGGCCATCCTGATTGGCGGCGCGGCCGTCGACCGCTCGCTTACGCAGCTGGCCGGCACCCTGCAGGTGCCGCTCTACCACACTTACGGCATGACGGAAACCTGCTCGCACATTGCCCTACGCCGCCTCAACGGCCCCGATGCCTCGCCCTACTACCGCGTGCTGCCCGGCCTGCACGTAGAGCAAGACGAACGCGGTTGCCTGGCTATTCGGGGCGATGTAACCAACCAGGAGCTTATCCAAACCAACGACCTCGTGCGCTTTGCCGAAAACGACCACCACTTATTTGAGTGGCTCGGCCGCGCCGATTTTATTATCAACTCGGGCGGCGTGAAAGTGCCCGCCGAAAAAGTGGAGCAGGTGCTCGAAATAACCCTGGCCGAGCTCAACCACCTAGGCCGCCGCGCCTTTGTTACGGGCCTGCCCGATGAGCGCCTAGGCCAGCAGGTTACGGCCATCATCGAAGGCGAACCGCTGGCCGAAAACCAGTGGGCCGAAGTAGCCGACAAACTGCGCCAGCGGCTCGGCCGCTACGAAGTACCCCGCGCCGTGCTTTACGTGCCCACCTTTGCCCAAACCGCCAGCGGCAAGCTCGACCGGCGCAGCACCTTGCAGCACCTAGGGCTGTAG
- a CDS encoding class I SAM-dependent methyltransferase, with product MEAQLEQIREQQKETWNKFSPGWRKWDDFTMNWLKPMGDEIIRVLQLRSTDVVLDIAAGTGEPGLSIAKIVKDGLVVITDLAEGMLEVARDNAAKRGIRNYETVACDVCELPFSDNTFDAISCRMGFMFFPDMQLAAQEMQRVLKPGGRIAAAVWGTPDQNPWVTMIMGTISKHMQLPAPPPGAPGMFRCGSPGVLAEIFRQAGLVNVAEQELTGKLKAGSRDNYWTFMNEVAAPVVTAMSKADSNTQAKIRSEVMELVDQKYPDHQAAIDFGARVVCGQKPQA from the coding sequence ATGGAAGCTCAACTAGAACAAATCCGGGAACAGCAGAAAGAAACCTGGAATAAGTTTTCGCCGGGGTGGCGGAAGTGGGATGATTTTACCATGAACTGGCTGAAGCCCATGGGCGACGAAATCATTCGCGTTTTGCAGCTTCGCAGCACCGATGTGGTGCTGGATATTGCTGCCGGCACCGGCGAGCCGGGCCTTTCCATTGCCAAAATCGTGAAGGATGGCCTTGTGGTAATTACCGACCTAGCCGAAGGCATGCTGGAAGTAGCCCGCGACAACGCGGCCAAGCGCGGCATCCGCAACTACGAAACCGTGGCGTGCGATGTGTGCGAGCTACCCTTCTCCGACAACACCTTCGATGCCATTAGCTGCCGCATGGGCTTTATGTTTTTCCCCGACATGCAGCTGGCAGCCCAAGAAATGCAGCGCGTGCTGAAGCCCGGCGGGCGCATTGCGGCGGCCGTGTGGGGCACACCCGACCAAAACCCCTGGGTAACCATGATTATGGGCACCATCAGCAAGCACATGCAGCTGCCGGCACCGCCGCCCGGTGCGCCGGGCATGTTCCGGTGCGGTAGCCCAGGCGTGTTGGCCGAAATCTTCCGGCAAGCCGGGCTTGTGAACGTAGCCGAGCAGGAGCTAACCGGCAAGCTAAAAGCCGGCAGCCGCGACAACTACTGGACGTTTATGAACGAAGTGGCTGCGCCCGTGGTAACTGCCATGAGCAAAGCCGACAGCAATACCCAGGCCAAGATCAGGAGCGAAGTAATGGAGCTAGTTGATCAGAAATACCCCGACCACCAAGCTGCCATTGATTTTGGCGCGCGGGTTGTCTGCGGCCAAAAGCCGCAAGCATAA
- a CDS encoding cupin domain-containing protein, translating to MNITYPHVIENCIGEKIIFHRVQPEPDGDRVLVQNFVQPGIGPVMHTHWLQDECLTVLEGRIGYQVLGQPKQYAGPGDTVLFERGTPHRFWNAGDDVLHCEGWIKPANTIVFFLSAIYAAQNKSGTAEPERFDGAYLMQRYASEYDLPEIPGFVKKAIIPATYQLGKLLGKYEHMQDAPDPIRA from the coding sequence ATGAACATCACGTACCCGCACGTTATCGAAAACTGCATTGGCGAAAAAATCATCTTCCACCGGGTGCAACCGGAGCCCGATGGCGACCGGGTGCTGGTGCAGAACTTTGTGCAGCCGGGTATTGGCCCCGTGATGCACACCCACTGGCTGCAAGATGAATGCCTAACGGTGCTGGAAGGCCGCATTGGCTACCAGGTGCTGGGGCAACCAAAGCAGTACGCCGGCCCCGGCGATACGGTGCTGTTTGAGCGGGGTACGCCTCACCGCTTCTGGAACGCCGGCGACGACGTGCTGCATTGCGAAGGCTGGATTAAACCCGCCAACACCATCGTGTTTTTCCTCTCAGCCATTTACGCCGCCCAAAACAAGAGCGGCACCGCCGAGCCCGAGCGCTTCGACGGAGCCTACCTGATGCAGCGCTACGCATCGGAATACGACTTGCCCGAAATACCCGGGTTTGTGAAGAAGGCCATCATTCCGGCTACCTACCAACTGGGCAAGCTACTGGGCAAGTACGAGCACATGCAGGATGCTCCCGATCCCATTAGGGCGTAA
- the menD gene encoding 2-succinyl-5-enolpyruvyl-6-hydroxy-3-cyclohexene-1-carboxylic-acid synthase, with amino-acid sequence MSTLQPIHNIAEICAQHGITDVVLSPGSRSAPLTIAFARHPDLRVRVVPDERAAAFVGLGLAQAQGRPVALVCTSGTAGLNYAPAVAEAYFQRVPLVIFTADRPPEWIDQLDGQTIRQTNLYGRHAKAAFELPVDFAHRDAQWHATRLVNEAINLAQEFPQGPVQVNVPLREPFYPAAGEEIKYEAVRISGEVAGAPQLPSGELDVLRTQLRQTKRVLVVAGQHPADEPLLLALRRLGAAYQIPVVGDLIANVHLPVGPDYDVRTAPLGRQDVFMAVPEQGLKEALRPELLITFGQSLISKALKNYLRDYAPQQHWHVQQAGPVADTFRSLTRIIRMEPAAFFEALLADQPKTAEAELATAMAGSKPTRLTWQGPGSARDEAAAPKDAFTTPWQRANGWATGFLAEFMQQPQQPFNEFTAIYRALQQLPDRAALHLANSMAVRYANILGVPAERAIEVFANRGTSGIDGCNSTAVGAALANPERPVVLLTGDVAFFYDRNAFWHNYPTPNLKIILINNHAGGIFRLIDGPRQQPELEEFFETRQQLTAENTARDFGLGYHTARTFAELDKALPVFFAPTKKGNAAVLELTTDSATNAAFFEQYRAAVRRAFSA; translated from the coding sequence ATGTCAACGCTCCAGCCCATCCACAACATCGCCGAGATCTGTGCCCAGCACGGCATCACCGATGTGGTGTTGTCGCCCGGTTCGCGCTCGGCGCCGCTTACCATTGCCTTTGCCCGCCACCCCGATCTGCGGGTGCGGGTGGTGCCCGATGAGCGCGCCGCCGCATTCGTTGGCCTGGGTTTGGCCCAGGCGCAAGGGCGGCCGGTGGCGTTGGTATGCACCTCGGGCACGGCAGGCCTGAACTACGCGCCGGCTGTGGCCGAGGCGTACTTTCAGCGGGTGCCGTTGGTAATATTCACGGCCGACCGCCCCCCGGAGTGGATCGACCAGCTCGACGGCCAGACCATTCGGCAGACCAACCTGTACGGGCGCCACGCCAAGGCGGCCTTTGAGTTGCCCGTCGACTTCGCGCACCGCGATGCACAATGGCACGCCACACGGTTGGTAAACGAAGCCATCAACCTAGCGCAGGAGTTTCCGCAGGGCCCGGTGCAAGTGAATGTGCCCCTGCGGGAGCCTTTTTACCCGGCCGCGGGCGAAGAAATCAAGTACGAGGCCGTAAGGATTAGCGGCGAAGTTGCCGGTGCGCCGCAACTTCCCTCAGGCGAGTTGGACGTGCTGCGTACGCAGCTGCGCCAAACCAAGCGCGTGCTGGTGGTGGCCGGCCAACACCCCGCCGACGAACCCCTGCTGCTGGCGCTGCGCCGCCTAGGTGCAGCCTACCAAATACCCGTGGTGGGCGACCTGATTGCCAACGTGCACCTACCGGTCGGTCCCGATTACGACGTGCGCACCGCGCCCCTAGGTCGGCAGGACGTATTTATGGCTGTGCCGGAGCAAGGACTAAAGGAAGCCTTGCGCCCTGAGCTGCTCATTACCTTCGGACAGTCGCTCATCTCGAAGGCGCTCAAAAATTACCTGCGCGACTACGCCCCGCAGCAGCACTGGCACGTGCAGCAGGCCGGCCCCGTGGCCGACACGTTCCGCTCGCTCACGCGCATTATCCGCATGGAGCCGGCTGCTTTTTTCGAGGCGCTGTTGGCTGATCAACCCAAGACTGCCGAAGCCGAATTGGCCACTGCTATGGCTGGCAGCAAACCAACTCGCCTTACGTGGCAAGGCCCCGGCTCGGCCCGCGACGAAGCCGCGGCACCCAAAGATGCGTTTACTACGCCGTGGCAGCGCGCCAACGGCTGGGCTACCGGCTTCCTGGCGGAGTTTATGCAGCAACCGCAGCAGCCTTTCAACGAGTTTACGGCTATTTACCGCGCTTTGCAGCAGCTGCCCGACCGTGCCGCGCTGCACTTGGCCAACAGCATGGCCGTGCGCTACGCCAACATCCTGGGTGTGCCGGCCGAGCGAGCCATCGAGGTGTTTGCCAACCGCGGTACCAGCGGCATCGATGGCTGCAACTCCACGGCCGTGGGTGCCGCCCTCGCCAACCCCGAGCGCCCGGTGGTGCTCCTTACCGGCGACGTGGCGTTCTTCTACGACCGCAACGCGTTCTGGCACAACTACCCCACGCCCAACCTCAAAATCATCCTCATCAACAACCACGCGGGCGGCATTTTTCGGCTGATTGATGGCCCGCGGCAGCAGCCCGAGCTGGAGGAGTTTTTTGAGACGCGCCAGCAGCTCACGGCCGAAAATACGGCCCGCGACTTTGGCCTAGGTTACCACACCGCCCGCACCTTCGCCGAACTAGATAAGGCGTTGCCGGTTTTCTTTGCGCCCACTAAAAAAGGCAACGCGGCCGTGCTCGAACTCACCACCGATTCGGCCACCAACGCGGCTTTCTTCGAACAATACCGTGCGGCCGTGCGCCGTGCTTTCTCTGCTTAA
- the menB gene encoding 1,4-dihydroxy-2-naphthoyl-CoA synthase has product MSQQVTWTPIKEFKEILFSYYQGIAKISINRPQVHNAFTPLTVQEMIEAMDICRNRTDIGVIILTGEGGQAFCSGGDQSVRGHGGYVGDDTVPRLNVLDLQKQIRSIPKPVVAMVAGWAIGGGHVLHVVCDLSIAAENARFGQTGPKVGSFDGGFGASYLARIVGQKKAREIWYLCDQYNAQEALDMGLVNKVVPLEQLESTTLEWCFKMLEKSPLALRMLKSSFNAELDGQAGIQELAGNATLLYYLSEEAKEGKNAFMEKRKPDFSKYPKFP; this is encoded by the coding sequence ATGTCCCAGCAAGTTACCTGGACGCCGATCAAGGAATTCAAGGAAATCCTGTTCAGCTACTACCAAGGCATTGCCAAAATCTCCATCAACCGCCCGCAGGTGCACAACGCCTTCACCCCGCTCACGGTGCAGGAAATGATTGAGGCAATGGACATTTGCCGCAACCGCACCGACATCGGTGTTATCATCCTCACCGGCGAAGGCGGCCAAGCCTTCTGCTCGGGCGGCGACCAGAGCGTGCGAGGCCACGGCGGCTACGTAGGCGACGACACCGTTCCGCGCCTGAATGTGCTCGACCTGCAAAAGCAAATCCGCTCCATTCCGAAGCCGGTGGTGGCCATGGTGGCCGGTTGGGCCATTGGCGGCGGCCACGTGCTGCACGTGGTGTGCGACCTGTCCATTGCCGCTGAAAACGCCCGTTTCGGCCAGACCGGCCCCAAAGTAGGCTCGTTCGACGGTGGTTTTGGCGCTTCGTACCTGGCGCGCATCGTGGGCCAGAAAAAAGCCCGCGAAATCTGGTACCTCTGCGACCAATACAACGCCCAGGAAGCCCTCGACATGGGCCTCGTAAACAAAGTAGTGCCCCTGGAGCAGCTCGAAAGCACCACGCTCGAATGGTGCTTCAAGATGCTGGAGAAAAGCCCGCTGGCGCTGCGCATGCTCAAGTCGTCGTTCAACGCCGAGCTCGACGGGCAAGCGGGTATTCAGGAGCTGGCCGGCAACGCCACCTTGCTGTACTACCTCTCCGAAGAAGCCAAAGAAGGCAAAAACGCCTTCATGGAGAAGCGCAAGCCCGACTTCTCGAAGTACCCCAAGTTCCCCTAA
- a CDS encoding dipeptidyl-peptidase 3 family protein, giving the protein MKNTLFRHATWLLSLGLAGCAAATTQPTTDAAASATSNAVNGLGADVAAAATPAAPAATSAPEESFKVVTEQFADLRVLRYQVPGFEQLEPQQKELLYYLYEAALAGRDISYDQNYRHNLRVRRTLEALWDANQQRMASSSNTQQVDQAQKFNVYAKRVWFSNGVHHHYSTRKFVPECSREYFAELVRGVDSKSLPLLPGESIDQFLATITPVIFDPTLDAKRVNQEAGQDLVKTSANNFYQNLTQKEVEDYYAKKINKKDPRPISYGLNSRLVKDKSGKIVEQPWKVGGLYSPAITQIVYWLGKAADVAETPEQKLALQKLVQYYSSGDLKVWDDYNIAWVHDTKSRVDVVNGFIEVYGDPLGYRASYESVVSFKDLEATKRIKAIGDQAQWFEDNSPIKPEHKKKNVVGITAKVITTVVESGDAAPATPIGINLPNATWIRKEHGSKSVQLGNIVEAYDQASAGGMLDEFAYSDEEKQRARQYGSLAGKLHTDMHEVIGHASGQLKPGVGTTKETLKSYASAIEEGRADLVALYYLMDPKLIQLGVVPNLEVGKAEYDSYIRNGLMTQLSRLALGETVEEAHMRNRQMVAKWAYEKGQKDKVIEKVQKDGKTYFRINDYDKLRNLFGQLLRETRRITSEGDYNGAKTLIETYGVKVDPAIHKEVLQRYQKLNIAPYAGFIQPRLVPVEREGKVVDVKLEYPTDFAQQMLEYSRKYSFLPNAN; this is encoded by the coding sequence ATGAAAAACACCCTTTTCCGCCACGCTACGTGGCTTCTGAGCCTCGGCTTGGCGGGTTGCGCGGCTGCCACCACCCAACCAACCACCGATGCGGCTGCTTCGGCTACTTCCAACGCTGTAAACGGCCTAGGCGCCGATGTTGCGGCCGCAGCCACGCCCGCTGCTCCGGCGGCTACGTCAGCTCCCGAAGAATCCTTTAAAGTTGTTACCGAGCAGTTTGCCGATTTGCGCGTGCTGCGCTACCAGGTGCCGGGCTTCGAGCAGCTCGAGCCCCAGCAAAAAGAGCTGCTGTACTACCTGTACGAAGCCGCCTTGGCCGGCCGCGACATCAGCTACGACCAAAACTACCGCCACAACCTGCGCGTGCGCCGCACCCTCGAGGCCTTGTGGGATGCCAACCAGCAACGTATGGCTAGCTCCTCGAACACACAGCAGGTAGATCAGGCCCAGAAGTTTAACGTGTACGCCAAGCGCGTGTGGTTCAGCAACGGCGTGCACCACCACTACAGCACGCGCAAGTTTGTGCCCGAATGCTCGCGCGAGTACTTTGCCGAGTTGGTGCGCGGCGTTGATAGCAAGTCGCTGCCGCTGCTGCCCGGCGAGTCAATCGATCAGTTCCTGGCCACCATCACGCCCGTCATCTTCGATCCGACCCTCGATGCCAAGCGCGTAAACCAGGAGGCTGGGCAGGATTTGGTAAAAACCTCGGCCAACAACTTCTACCAAAACCTGACGCAGAAAGAGGTAGAGGATTACTACGCCAAGAAAATCAACAAGAAAGACCCACGCCCGATTTCCTACGGCCTCAACTCGCGGCTCGTGAAGGACAAGTCGGGCAAGATTGTGGAGCAGCCCTGGAAAGTGGGCGGCCTCTACAGCCCGGCCATCACGCAGATTGTGTACTGGCTGGGCAAGGCCGCCGATGTGGCCGAAACGCCGGAGCAAAAGTTGGCCCTGCAAAAACTGGTGCAGTACTACAGCTCGGGCGACCTGAAGGTGTGGGACGACTACAACATTGCGTGGGTGCACGATACCAAGTCGCGCGTGGACGTGGTAAACGGCTTTATCGAGGTGTACGGCGACCCGCTGGGCTACCGCGCCTCGTACGAATCGGTGGTGTCGTTCAAAGACCTGGAGGCCACCAAGCGCATCAAAGCCATCGGCGACCAAGCGCAGTGGTTCGAGGATAATTCGCCCATCAAGCCCGAGCACAAAAAGAAAAACGTGGTGGGCATCACGGCCAAGGTGATAACCACCGTTGTAGAGTCGGGCGATGCGGCCCCGGCCACGCCCATCGGCATCAACCTGCCCAACGCCACCTGGATTCGCAAGGAACACGGCTCGAAGTCGGTGCAGCTCGGCAACATCGTGGAGGCCTACGACCAAGCCTCGGCCGGGGGCATGCTCGATGAGTTTGCCTACTCCGACGAGGAGAAGCAGCGCGCCCGGCAGTACGGCTCGCTCGCGGGCAAGCTGCACACCGATATGCACGAGGTAATTGGCCACGCGTCGGGCCAGCTGAAGCCCGGCGTGGGCACCACCAAAGAAACCCTGAAAAGCTACGCCTCGGCCATTGAGGAAGGCCGCGCCGACCTGGTGGCCCTGTACTACCTCATGGACCCCAAGCTGATTCAGCTGGGCGTGGTGCCCAACCTGGAGGTGGGCAAAGCCGAGTACGACAGCTACATCCGCAACGGCCTGATGACGCAGCTCTCGCGCCTGGCCCTAGGTGAAACCGTGGAGGAAGCGCACATGCGCAACCGCCAGATGGTGGCCAAGTGGGCTTACGAGAAAGGGCAGAAGGACAAGGTGATTGAGAAGGTGCAAAAGGATGGTAAAACCTACTTCCGCATCAACGACTACGACAAGCTGCGCAACCTCTTCGGCCAGCTGCTACGCGAAACCCGGCGCATCACGAGCGAAGGCGACTACAACGGCGCCAAAACCCTCATCGAAACCTACGGCGTGAAAGTGGACCCGGCCATTCATAAGGAGGTGCTGCAGCGCTACCAAAAGTTGAACATTGCGCCCTACGCCGGCTTTATTCAGCCGCGCTTGGTGCCCGTAGAGCGCGAAGGCAAAGTGGTAGACGTGAAGCTGGAGTACCCCACCGACTTTGCCCAGCAAATGCTGGAGTACAGCCGCAAGTACTCGTTCTTGCCCAACGCGAACTAA
- a CDS encoding sodium-dependent bicarbonate transport family permease — translation MDLQLLISNLTNPTLLFFALGIVATAVKSDLEIPPTTSKFISLYLLFSIGFKGGQELAHSPFSTEILYSLLFGLLIASLIPLYTFFILKRRLSNSDAGAIAAAYGSVSAVTFVSAVSFLEAQQLNFGGHMVAVMALMESPAIIVGVVLMMRNEAPTDDAQSNLRSIVQHSFTNGSVLMVLGSLFIGLIADTKQADGIKPFTTDIFKGFLAIFLLEMGMVTARRFSAFTRYGRFVTVFAVLVPVLNGCLVAGASHLVTDSVGNRFIFAILAASASYIAVPAAMRLAAPKADPGLYIPMALGVTFPINITLGMPLYFAIVQHS, via the coding sequence ATGGATTTACAGCTACTCATCTCCAACCTCACCAACCCCACACTGCTGTTTTTTGCCTTGGGCATTGTGGCCACGGCCGTAAAGAGCGATTTGGAGATACCGCCTACCACCAGCAAGTTTATTTCGCTGTACCTGCTGTTTTCCATCGGTTTTAAGGGCGGGCAAGAGCTGGCGCACAGTCCCTTCAGCACCGAAATACTGTACTCGTTGCTTTTCGGCTTGCTCATTGCCTCGCTCATTCCGCTCTACACCTTCTTCATTCTGAAGCGGCGCCTGAGCAACAGCGACGCGGGCGCCATTGCGGCCGCCTACGGCTCGGTAAGCGCGGTTACGTTCGTGTCGGCGGTGTCGTTTCTGGAGGCGCAGCAGCTCAACTTCGGCGGGCACATGGTGGCCGTAATGGCCCTGATGGAGTCGCCGGCCATCATCGTAGGCGTGGTGCTGATGATGCGCAACGAAGCCCCCACCGACGATGCGCAGTCCAACTTGCGCTCCATTGTTCAGCACTCCTTCACCAACGGCAGCGTGCTGATGGTGCTCGGCAGCTTGTTTATCGGCCTCATTGCCGACACCAAGCAAGCCGACGGCATCAAGCCCTTTACCACCGACATCTTTAAGGGCTTCCTTGCCATTTTTCTGCTCGAAATGGGCATGGTAACGGCGCGGCGTTTTTCGGCTTTTACGCGCTACGGCCGCTTTGTAACGGTGTTTGCGGTGCTGGTGCCGGTGCTCAACGGCTGCCTGGTGGCTGGGGCCAGCCACCTGGTTACCGATAGCGTGGGCAACCGCTTCATCTTCGCCATTTTGGCCGCCAGCGCCTCCTACATTGCCGTGCCCGCCGCCATGCGCCTAGCGGCACCCAAAGCCGACCCCGGCCTGTATATTCCGATGGCACTAGGCGTTACGTTCCCCATCAACATTACCCTAGGTATGCCGCTGTACTTCGCCATCGTGCAGCACTCGTAG